The following proteins are encoded in a genomic region of Variovorax paradoxus:
- a CDS encoding NAD+ synthase, translating into MLRITAAQLNYTIGDLHGNAARMIEAARKASADEADLVVFSEMSLTAYYPADLLEEEDFMARVEAAFQELLSVSRQMPALHWAVGLPARHEGAGKKLRNVLRVIRGGEVLLEYAKQLLPTYNIFDERRHFEPGPDVARVLRIRDIQVGLLICEDGWNDGGQDYLVNPFDRMRDAAPDLVVSINASPSNIGKREQRHQIFGTASRRNGLPILYVNQVGGHDQLVYDGASFAVEPQAGVVYEARRFAEDVSTLCFDKGRFLTPAGKAPPPVAPEGLPALEFYRQQIVLGLRDYARRCGFRQAVIGSSGGIDSALTLALAVEALGAENVVGITMPSSFSSEGSVSDSEALCRNLGVPLMHHAIAGIVSQFTQGFGSAFSSELRGVALENLQARVRGTILMAYSNSFGHLLLTTGNKSEISVGYCTLYGDTNGGLGLIGDLYKTEVFALSRHLNETAGREIIPQAIIDKEPSAELAPGQRDVDSLPPYPVLDQILKLLIEGPRLVQHEYEEARAFVDALRAQPSGQALVERIRGMVARNEYKRRQSPPIVRVRARAFGSGRQMPIAAKLS; encoded by the coding sequence ATGCTCCGAATCACTGCCGCCCAACTCAACTACACCATCGGTGACCTGCACGGCAATGCTGCGCGGATGATCGAGGCTGCACGCAAGGCCTCGGCCGACGAGGCCGACCTGGTCGTGTTTTCCGAGATGTCGCTCACGGCCTACTACCCGGCCGACCTGCTGGAGGAAGAAGACTTCATGGCCCGCGTAGAGGCCGCCTTCCAGGAGCTGCTCTCGGTCTCCCGCCAGATGCCGGCGCTGCACTGGGCCGTGGGGTTGCCGGCGCGGCACGAAGGCGCAGGCAAGAAGCTTCGCAACGTGCTGCGCGTCATCCGCGGAGGCGAGGTGCTGCTCGAATACGCCAAGCAGCTATTGCCGACCTACAACATCTTCGATGAGCGCCGCCACTTCGAACCTGGGCCCGACGTGGCCCGCGTGCTTCGCATTCGCGACATTCAGGTGGGATTGTTGATCTGCGAGGACGGCTGGAACGACGGGGGCCAGGACTACCTCGTGAATCCGTTCGACCGCATGCGCGATGCGGCGCCCGATCTGGTGGTGTCCATCAACGCGAGTCCGTCGAACATCGGCAAGCGCGAGCAACGGCACCAGATCTTCGGCACGGCCAGCCGCCGGAATGGGCTGCCGATTCTCTACGTCAACCAGGTCGGGGGCCATGACCAGTTGGTGTACGACGGCGCGTCGTTTGCCGTCGAGCCGCAGGCCGGTGTGGTGTACGAGGCTCGTCGCTTCGCGGAAGACGTGAGCACACTGTGTTTCGACAAGGGCCGCTTCTTGACACCGGCCGGCAAGGCTCCGCCGCCCGTTGCGCCGGAGGGCTTGCCGGCCCTGGAGTTCTATCGGCAGCAGATCGTGCTGGGCCTGCGCGACTATGCACGGCGCTGTGGTTTCCGGCAGGCTGTCATCGGCTCGTCCGGCGGCATCGACTCGGCGCTGACCCTGGCGCTCGCGGTGGAAGCACTGGGCGCCGAGAACGTGGTGGGCATCACCATGCCGTCGAGCTTCTCCTCGGAGGGGTCGGTCAGCGACTCCGAAGCCCTTTGCCGCAACCTCGGCGTGCCGCTGATGCACCACGCCATTGCGGGCATCGTGTCGCAGTTCACGCAAGGTTTCGGATCGGCATTCTCCAGCGAGCTGCGCGGCGTCGCGTTGGAGAATCTTCAAGCGCGCGTGCGGGGCACCATTCTCATGGCCTACTCCAACAGCTTCGGCCACCTGCTGCTGACCACGGGCAACAAGTCCGAGATCTCGGTTGGCTACTGCACGCTCTATGGTGACACCAACGGCGGCTTGGGCCTGATCGGCGATCTCTACAAGACCGAGGTCTTCGCCCTCTCGCGGCACTTGAACGAAACGGCCGGCCGGGAGATCATTCCCCAGGCCATCATCGATAAGGAGCCCTCGGCCGAACTGGCGCCGGGGCAAAGAGATGTCGACAGCCTGCCACCCTATCCCGTGCTCGACCAGATCCTCAAGCTGCTGATCGAAGGACCGCGACTCGTGCAGCACGAGTACGAAGAAGCGCGCGCATTCGTCGACGCGCTGCGGGCGCAGCCTTCCGGCCAGGCTCTGGTCGAACGCATCCGCGGCATGGTCGCGCGCAACGAGTACAAGCGGCGGCAATCGCCGCCCATCGTCCGGGTCAGGGCGCGAGCCTTCGGCTCCGGCCGCCAGATGCCGATTGCAGCCAAACTGTCCTGA
- a CDS encoding NUDIX hydrolase, whose product MKPSHAQAELKFPRPLVTVDVVIFTVLEDALKVVLVRRPSDADDPFPGRWALPGGFIDVNKDTSLLGCALRKLREKTGVSAPYLEQLGSWGDAARDPRGWSTTHAFFALMPSQDLVLEKGANAAQVEWIDAAAASRKRLAFDHAEIVEAALARLRSKVEYTSLPAFLLNEPFTLPQLQHTYEVVLGRPVDKSAFRKRMLDAGFMEEAGTVEGTFGRPAMGYRLRDRSQAALFPRTFSPRDSAEPGA is encoded by the coding sequence TTGAAACCATCCCACGCACAAGCCGAGTTGAAATTTCCCAGGCCACTGGTCACCGTCGACGTGGTCATCTTCACCGTGCTGGAAGACGCGCTGAAGGTCGTTCTGGTGCGCCGCCCGAGCGATGCCGACGATCCCTTTCCGGGACGTTGGGCTTTGCCCGGAGGGTTCATCGATGTCAACAAGGACACCAGCCTGCTCGGCTGCGCCTTGCGCAAGCTGCGGGAAAAAACCGGTGTGTCCGCACCGTACCTGGAGCAATTGGGCAGCTGGGGCGATGCCGCGCGCGACCCCCGGGGCTGGTCGACCACCCATGCGTTCTTCGCGCTCATGCCCAGCCAGGATCTCGTGCTCGAAAAAGGAGCGAATGCCGCGCAAGTCGAATGGATAGATGCCGCCGCAGCGAGCCGCAAGCGCCTGGCTTTCGATCACGCCGAGATCGTCGAAGCTGCCCTCGCACGCCTGCGCAGCAAGGTCGAATACACCTCGCTGCCCGCGTTTCTCCTGAACGAACCCTTCACGCTGCCGCAGTTGCAGCACACCTACGAGGTGGTACTGGGCCGCCCGGTCGACAAGAGCGCCTTTCGCAAGCGGATGCTCGACGCCGGTTTCATGGAAGAAGCCGGCACCGTCGAAGGCACCTTCGGCCGGCCGGCCATGGGCTACCGCCTGCGCGACCGGTCCCAGGCCGCCCTGTTCCCCCGCACGTTCAGCCCGCGCGACTCTGCGGAGCCCGGCGCTTGA
- a CDS encoding Vgb family protein — protein sequence MSSSKTSKDKTEVAARAAEIVREYGPFAGGASVAGVTYDGQRVWAATGASLVAFDPESGETARTLACAGDAGTAFDGTHLYQIAEARIDKIDPVTGTVLASIPAPGGGSDSGLTWAEGSLWVGQYRDRKIRQIDPATGAVLRTIESNRFVTGVTWVDGELWHGTWEGDESELRRIDPANGVVLARLEMPRGAGVSGLESDGADLFYCGGGDSGKVRAVRRPRATARS from the coding sequence ATGAGCAGCAGCAAGACAAGCAAGGACAAGACCGAGGTCGCGGCACGTGCGGCCGAAATCGTTCGCGAGTACGGCCCGTTCGCCGGCGGCGCAAGCGTGGCCGGCGTGACCTATGACGGCCAGCGCGTCTGGGCCGCCACGGGCGCCAGCCTGGTCGCGTTCGATCCCGAGAGCGGCGAGACCGCGCGCACGCTGGCCTGCGCCGGCGACGCCGGCACCGCCTTCGACGGCACCCACCTCTATCAGATCGCCGAGGCGCGCATCGACAAGATCGATCCCGTCACGGGCACGGTGCTGGCATCGATTCCCGCGCCCGGCGGCGGCAGCGACTCGGGGCTGACCTGGGCCGAAGGCAGCCTGTGGGTAGGGCAGTACCGCGACCGCAAGATCCGCCAGATCGACCCCGCGACCGGTGCTGTCTTGCGCACCATCGAGTCCAACCGCTTCGTCACCGGGGTGACCTGGGTCGACGGCGAGCTGTGGCACGGCACCTGGGAGGGCGACGAGAGCGAACTTCGCCGCATCGACCCGGCCAACGGCGTCGTGCTCGCGCGGCTGGAGATGCCGCGCGGCGCCGGCGTCAGCGGGCTCGAATCCGATGGCGCAGACCTTTTCTATTGCGGCGGCGGAGACAGCGGAAAAGTCCGCGCCGTGCGGCGCCCCAGGGCCACCGCCAGGTCCTGA
- a CDS encoding YihY/virulence factor BrkB family protein, translating into MNKLKHLPRLCKEAAVAWVDDFAPSMGAAISYYTMFSLAPLLVIVIAVAGALFGTEAVQGQVAAQLAGLIGQEGALAVQALVKSANEPSRGLIAGTISIGVLVVGATTVFAELQSALDRIWHVPERAKPSGVWGILRARVLSFGLILGLAFLLMVSLIVSAVLAALGGWSTGLFPGWELLLQVVNALVTLGILTLLFAMIFKFMPSTPIAWPDVWIGAAVTAVFFEVGKVLIGLYLGKSSVSESFAAAGSLVVLLAWVYYAAQIFLLGAEFTKVYANAHGSVAAAKAQAATDATAQQARLGTDSAAVQAETR; encoded by the coding sequence ATGAACAAGCTCAAGCATCTACCCCGCCTTTGCAAGGAGGCGGCGGTGGCCTGGGTGGACGACTTCGCGCCCAGCATGGGCGCGGCGATTTCGTACTACACGATGTTTTCACTGGCGCCGTTGCTCGTGATCGTCATCGCGGTGGCGGGCGCACTCTTCGGGACGGAGGCTGTGCAGGGCCAGGTCGCCGCCCAACTGGCGGGACTGATCGGGCAGGAGGGGGCGCTGGCGGTGCAAGCCCTGGTCAAGAGCGCGAACGAGCCGTCGCGCGGACTGATCGCCGGGACCATCAGCATCGGGGTGCTGGTCGTCGGCGCAACCACGGTGTTTGCCGAACTGCAAAGCGCACTCGACCGCATCTGGCATGTGCCCGAACGCGCAAAGCCGAGCGGCGTGTGGGGCATCCTGCGTGCGCGGGTGCTGTCGTTCGGCTTGATTCTCGGGCTCGCCTTCCTGCTGATGGTGTCGCTCATCGTGAGCGCCGTGCTGGCGGCGCTGGGAGGCTGGAGCACCGGGCTCTTTCCCGGGTGGGAGCTTCTGCTGCAGGTTGTCAACGCGCTGGTGACGCTGGGCATTCTCACGCTGCTGTTCGCGATGATCTTCAAGTTCATGCCGAGCACACCCATCGCATGGCCCGACGTGTGGATCGGCGCGGCGGTCACCGCGGTTTTCTTCGAGGTCGGCAAGGTGCTGATCGGTCTCTATCTCGGCAAGAGCAGCGTCAGCGAATCGTTTGCGGCGGCCGGCTCGCTGGTGGTGCTACTGGCCTGGGTGTATTACGCCGCGCAAATCTTTCTGCTGGGCGCGGAGTTCACCAAGGTCTACGCCAATGCCCATGGTTCGGTGGCTGCGGCCAAGGCGCAGGCTGCGACGGACGCCACGGCGCAGCAGGCCAGATTGGGCACCGATAGCGCCGCCGTGCAAGCCGAAACCAGGTGA
- a CDS encoding DUF899 domain-containing protein, with protein MNTTIAETRTDNHPVVTKDRWLAERKALLAREKELTHLRDQIAQERRALPWTRVEKNYTFDTPEGPRALADLFEGRRQLLVQHFMLGPDWEQGCPSCSYMADHIGGMQVHLEHRDVTLLVVSRAPLAEIERFRQRMGWQFKWVSAHGSDFNYDFGVSFKSQEWAEGKGQVYYNYSVRPFPAEEAPGISVFYKDDAGEVFHTYSTYERGVEVMMGTYNLLDLTPKGRDEHNAAYTMDWVRHHDRYEPAPAVKPAAHSCCHESS; from the coding sequence ATGAACACAACGATTGCCGAGACCCGGACCGACAACCATCCCGTCGTGACGAAAGACAGATGGCTTGCCGAGCGCAAGGCGCTGCTGGCCCGCGAAAAGGAACTGACGCACCTGCGCGACCAGATTGCCCAGGAGCGCCGCGCACTGCCCTGGACGCGCGTCGAGAAGAACTACACCTTCGACACCCCCGAAGGCCCGCGCGCCCTCGCCGACCTGTTCGAAGGCCGGCGCCAGCTGCTGGTGCAGCACTTCATGCTCGGCCCCGACTGGGAGCAGGGCTGCCCGAGCTGCTCCTACATGGCCGACCACATCGGCGGCATGCAGGTGCACCTGGAGCACCGCGACGTCACGCTGCTGGTCGTCTCCCGCGCGCCCCTGGCCGAGATCGAGCGCTTTCGCCAGCGCATGGGCTGGCAGTTCAAGTGGGTGTCGGCGCACGGCAGCGATTTCAACTACGACTTCGGCGTGAGCTTCAAGTCGCAGGAGTGGGCCGAGGGCAAGGGCCAGGTCTATTACAACTACAGCGTGCGGCCGTTCCCCGCGGAGGAAGCACCCGGCATCAGCGTGTTCTACAAGGACGATGCGGGCGAGGTCTTCCACACCTACTCGACCTACGAGCGCGGCGTCGAGGTGATGATGGGCACGTACAACCTGCTCGATCTCACCCCCAAGGGCCGGGACGAACACAACGCGGCCTACACCATGGACTGGGTGCGCCACCACGACCGCTATGAACCGGCACCGGCTGTCAAACCGGCGGCCCATTCGTGCTGCCACGAGTCCAGCTGA
- a CDS encoding cysteine hydrolase, producing MKQNIHLLLIDPQNDFCDLPAGWLPADRSTGAQLQPALPVAGAHADMLRLAQLIREGAQGIGGITVTLDSHHRFDIAHPTFWQTRDGTGVPPFTSITAAQVNAGDYRPRDPAALPRALAYIHELERRGRYTLMVWPVHCEIGSWGHNVHAAVKAAYNAWEDQQLRVVEKVGKGSNPWTEHYSAIQAEVPDADDPATLLNMRLVESLDRADLIVIAGEASSHCVKATTEHIAANLPSGKPAKLVLVTDCMSPVGGFEAQHQAFLQDMGNRGAQLLTSAEVLSLLAANT from the coding sequence ATGAAGCAGAACATCCATCTTCTTCTGATCGATCCGCAGAACGACTTCTGCGACCTTCCGGCCGGCTGGCTTCCGGCTGATCGATCCACCGGCGCGCAATTGCAGCCGGCATTGCCGGTGGCCGGTGCCCACGCTGACATGCTGCGGTTGGCCCAGCTCATCCGCGAAGGCGCGCAAGGCATCGGCGGCATCACGGTCACATTGGATTCGCACCACAGGTTCGACATCGCGCACCCTACGTTCTGGCAGACGCGCGACGGCACCGGTGTGCCGCCTTTCACTTCGATCACCGCGGCGCAGGTCAATGCCGGCGACTACCGCCCGCGCGACCCTGCTGCCCTGCCCCGGGCGCTGGCCTACATCCACGAGCTCGAGCGCCGGGGGCGCTACACGCTGATGGTGTGGCCGGTGCATTGCGAGATCGGCAGCTGGGGCCATAACGTGCATGCGGCCGTCAAGGCCGCCTACAACGCCTGGGAGGACCAGCAACTGCGCGTGGTGGAAAAGGTCGGCAAGGGCAGCAACCCCTGGACCGAGCACTACAGCGCGATTCAGGCCGAAGTGCCGGATGCGGACGACCCCGCCACCCTGCTCAACATGCGGTTGGTGGAGTCGCTCGACCGGGCCGACCTGATCGTGATCGCGGGCGAAGCCAGCAGCCATTGCGTGAAGGCCACCACCGAGCACATTGCCGCCAACCTGCCCTCCGGCAAGCCCGCCAAGCTGGTGCTGGTTACCGACTGCATGAGCCCGGTAGGCGGCTTCGAGGCGCAGCACCAGGCGTTCTTGCAAGACATGGGGAACCGCGGCGCCCAGCTTCTCACCAGTGCCGAAGTACTTTCCCTGCTGGCCGCCAACACCTGA
- the pncB gene encoding nicotinate phosphoribosyltransferase, producing MQPIIRSLLDTDLYKFTMWQAMLHSHPQTQAEYTFVCRNQPAYPLAELLSDVNQQLDHLCTLRFAPDELAYLGSLRYIKSDFVDFLRIFSFQREFISAAVEGDALRIRAVGPQVHTMAFEIFVLAMVNELYFRRFDADAALAEGRKRLQAKIDLLRNFAKESAARHPFEFFDFGVRRRFSRDWQREVVGTLKREVPMYFKGTSNVLLAKELDLVPIGTMAHEYLQTYQALGVRLRDFQNAALEGWVQEYRGDLGVALTDVVGMDAFLADFDLYFAKLFDGLRHDSGDPVAWGEKALAHYTRLRIDAHTKRLVFSDGLDLQTAIRLYRTFADRTQTGFGIGTNLTNDVGLTPLNIVMKLTGCNGQPVAKLSDSPGKTLCEDQTFLAYLRQVFHIEG from the coding sequence ATGCAACCCATCATCCGCAGCCTGCTGGACACCGACCTGTACAAGTTCACGATGTGGCAGGCGATGCTGCACAGCCATCCGCAGACGCAGGCCGAGTACACCTTCGTCTGCCGCAACCAGCCAGCCTATCCGCTCGCCGAGCTGCTTTCGGACGTCAACCAGCAGCTCGACCACCTCTGCACGCTGCGCTTTGCGCCCGATGAGCTCGCCTACCTGGGCAGCCTGCGCTACATCAAGAGCGACTTCGTCGACTTCCTGCGCATCTTCAGCTTTCAGCGCGAGTTCATCTCGGCCGCGGTCGAAGGCGATGCGCTGCGCATCCGGGCGGTCGGGCCGCAAGTCCACACCATGGCTTTCGAGATCTTCGTGCTCGCGATGGTCAATGAGCTGTATTTCCGCCGCTTCGACGCGGACGCCGCGTTGGCCGAGGGCCGCAAGCGCCTGCAGGCCAAGATCGACCTGCTGCGCAACTTCGCGAAGGAGTCGGCGGCCCGGCATCCGTTCGAGTTCTTCGACTTCGGCGTACGCCGCCGCTTTTCGCGCGACTGGCAGCGCGAGGTGGTCGGCACGCTCAAGCGCGAAGTGCCCATGTACTTCAAGGGCACCTCCAACGTGCTGCTGGCGAAGGAGCTGGACCTGGTGCCCATCGGCACCATGGCCCACGAATACCTGCAGACCTACCAGGCGCTGGGCGTGCGGCTGCGCGATTTCCAGAACGCGGCGCTCGAAGGCTGGGTGCAGGAGTACCGCGGCGACCTCGGCGTGGCGCTGACCGACGTGGTTGGCATGGACGCCTTCCTGGCCGACTTCGACCTGTACTTCGCCAAGCTGTTCGACGGCCTCCGGCACGACTCGGGAGACCCTGTCGCCTGGGGCGAAAAGGCGCTGGCGCACTACACCCGGCTGCGCATCGATGCGCACACCAAGCGCCTGGTGTTCTCCGACGGGCTCGACCTGCAGACCGCCATCCGGCTGTACCGCACCTTCGCCGATCGCACCCAGACCGGCTTTGGCATCGGCACCAACCTGACCAACGACGTCGGCCTCACGCCGCTGAACATCGTGATGAAGCTCACCGGCTGCAACGGACAACCGGTCGCAAAGCTGTCCGACAGCCCCGGCAAGACGCTGTGCGAAGACCAGACCTTCCTGGCCTATCTGCGTCAGGTCTTTCACATCGAAGGTTGA
- a CDS encoding helix-turn-helix domain-containing protein, whose protein sequence is MDSLIAASARALAAGDALGALKRVALRDDPPALALRGIAMAQLGEHPRARELLRRAARGFGAYEELARARCVVAEAEVALAMRDLGGTPRALAAAADTLEAHADHGNALQARLIAARKLLLLGRLDEAAAALALLDARGLPPSLAAVAELIAAELALRSLRTGPAQAALARAHEAAERARVPALLAEVAEARAALDRPAARRLSAGAEQTLRLDEVAALLASDALVVDACRRGVGAGDAWRPLARRPVLFALARALAEAWPGDVDRESLIAYAFNTRHPDETLRARLRVEIGRLRALVAPLAGIEATARGFVLKAQGDREVVVLAPPIDGDQASVLALLSDGAAWSTSALALALNASQRTVQRALAELEAEERVRSLGRARAQRWLAPPLTGFTTILLLPAALPIE, encoded by the coding sequence ATGGATTCCCTGATTGCCGCCTCCGCCCGCGCCCTTGCCGCTGGCGATGCGCTCGGCGCCCTCAAGCGGGTCGCGCTGCGCGACGACCCGCCGGCCCTGGCACTGCGCGGCATCGCCATGGCGCAGCTGGGCGAGCACCCGCGCGCACGCGAGCTGCTGCGGCGCGCGGCGCGCGGCTTCGGCGCTTACGAAGAACTGGCGCGGGCCCGCTGCGTGGTGGCCGAGGCCGAGGTGGCGCTGGCCATGCGCGATCTCGGCGGCACGCCGCGCGCTCTTGCGGCTGCGGCGGACACGCTCGAGGCGCACGCCGATCACGGCAACGCACTGCAGGCGCGGCTGATCGCGGCGCGCAAGCTCTTGCTGCTCGGCCGGCTCGACGAGGCCGCGGCCGCGCTGGCGCTGCTCGATGCGCGCGGCCTGCCGCCGTCGCTGGCGGCGGTGGCGGAGCTGATCGCGGCCGAGCTGGCGCTGCGCTCGCTGCGCACCGGCCCGGCGCAGGCGGCGCTTGCCCGGGCGCACGAGGCGGCCGAGCGTGCGCGCGTGCCGGCGCTCCTGGCCGAGGTGGCGGAGGCGCGCGCTGCGCTCGACCGTCCCGCCGCAAGGCGCCTCTCAGCCGGCGCCGAGCAGACGCTGCGCCTCGACGAGGTCGCGGCGCTTCTGGCCTCGGACGCGCTGGTGGTCGATGCCTGCCGCCGCGGGGTGGGCGCGGGCGACGCATGGCGGCCGCTGGCGCGCCGCCCGGTGCTGTTCGCGCTGGCGCGTGCGCTGGCCGAGGCGTGGCCCGGCGACGTTGATCGCGAAAGCCTGATTGCCTACGCGTTCAACACCCGCCACCCTGATGAGACGCTTCGCGCGCGCCTGCGGGTCGAGATCGGCCGTCTGCGGGCGCTCGTCGCACCGCTGGCGGGTATCGAGGCCACCGCGCGCGGTTTCGTTCTCAAGGCGCAGGGCGACCGCGAGGTCGTCGTGCTGGCGCCGCCCATCGACGGTGACCAGGCGTCGGTGCTGGCGCTGCTTTCCGACGGGGCGGCCTGGTCGACCTCGGCGCTGGCGCTGGCCCTGAACGCCAGCCAACGCACCGTGCAGCGCGCGCTCGCCGAACTCGAGGCCGAGGAGCGGGTGCGCTCGCTCGGGCGGGCGCGGGCGCAGCGCTGGCTTGCGCCGCCGCTGACCGGATTCACGACGATCTTGTTACTCCCCGCTGCGCTGCCGATTGAATAG
- a CDS encoding bifunctional nicotinamide-nucleotide adenylyltransferase/Nudix hydroxylase codes for MTNQPQTKAHDVAVYIGRFQIFHNAQLALLRRALTAAPECVVVLGSSFQARTPRNPFTWEERAEMIRLALPQADRGRLKFLPVRDYYDPARWVAAVKQGVAGMYPGQPSVLLVGHLKDATSVYLRDFPQWTLDDTGLQGDIHASALRDAYFGAAADGSLEAALAALVNQAPASTLQFLSAWAKLPHYAVLAQEWESLRQDKAMWAGSPYPVIFVTVDTVVQCGDQVLLIRRGRSPGKGMLAVPGGYLEPRETVWQSALRELDEETGLRLLDSDIQGAFKAVQVFDNPDRSQKGRVITHAHWFDLGPRRPPELTAGDDAASAEWVPIAKLAGLEDQFHDDHFHILDSFLGLTQAN; via the coding sequence ATGACAAACCAACCCCAAACCAAAGCACACGACGTCGCCGTCTACATCGGCCGGTTCCAGATCTTCCACAACGCGCAGCTGGCGCTGCTTCGGCGCGCGCTGACCGCGGCACCCGAGTGCGTCGTCGTGTTGGGCTCGTCTTTTCAGGCCCGCACCCCGCGCAACCCTTTCACATGGGAAGAGCGCGCAGAAATGATCCGCCTCGCCCTTCCGCAAGCGGACCGGGGGCGCCTGAAGTTCCTGCCCGTGCGGGACTACTACGACCCGGCGCGCTGGGTGGCCGCCGTGAAGCAGGGCGTGGCCGGGATGTATCCCGGTCAACCGTCAGTCCTGCTGGTGGGCCATCTGAAGGACGCGACCAGCGTGTACCTGCGCGACTTTCCGCAATGGACGCTCGACGACACCGGGTTGCAGGGCGACATTCACGCCAGCGCATTGCGCGACGCGTACTTCGGAGCGGCAGCCGATGGGTCGCTGGAGGCAGCCTTGGCCGCCTTGGTGAACCAGGCGCCGGCGAGCACGCTTCAGTTCTTGAGCGCCTGGGCCAAGCTGCCGCACTACGCCGTGCTGGCGCAGGAATGGGAGAGCCTGCGCCAAGACAAGGCCATGTGGGCCGGCTCGCCCTACCCGGTCATCTTCGTCACGGTCGACACGGTGGTTCAGTGCGGCGACCAGGTGCTGCTGATCCGGCGCGGCCGCTCGCCGGGCAAGGGCATGCTTGCTGTGCCGGGCGGCTATCTCGAGCCGCGCGAAACGGTCTGGCAGTCGGCCCTGCGGGAACTCGACGAGGAAACCGGCTTGCGCCTGCTCGACAGCGACATTCAGGGCGCGTTCAAGGCGGTGCAGGTGTTCGACAACCCAGACCGCAGCCAGAAGGGCCGCGTCATTACCCATGCGCACTGGTTCGACCTGGGCCCGCGCCGCCCGCCGGAGCTGACGGCCGGCGACGATGCTGCATCCGCCGAGTGGGTGCCCATTGCGAAGCTGGCCGGCTTGGAAGACCAGTTCCACGACGATCACTTCCACATACTCGATTCCTTCCTTGGGCTGACGCAGGCCAACTAG